Below is a window of Cygnus atratus isolate AKBS03 ecotype Queensland, Australia chromosome 3, CAtr_DNAZoo_HiC_assembly, whole genome shotgun sequence DNA.
TACTCATTTCCTCAGGCGTTTCCCGATTATCTTCTAGAGAATAAGCTTTTTCTGCTGTCTAAACTTCTTCCTGCCTCATTTCCAACCTTAAAGCATTTCTGACACTGCTTTTCCTATGAAAGTTCACAAGATAATTCGAACAGTCATGAAGCACTATTTAAGTTACTTCAATTCAACCTTGAATGTCTAGAAGCTCTAAGAGTTCACAGCACTGAAAGTGGTATGAAATATGCTAACAAGAAGTGCTGGAGTAGGCTCATCCAATGAATTCACTGGGAAACTTTCCTGATAGTATTGAAAATGACATAATGGACTAAAccaatattcagaaaaataggCATTGCAAAGTTGCTTTTTATGATTACTGTCCTTCATGATTTTAAAGTTAGTGGGCAACAATGTACCTTTACAGGTCAAAGTAGTCCTCACTTCTAACTCCGAGATGAGTCATTAGTGCTTAAGTAGCTTGTTTTTATAGTTATCTtggacaaacaaacaagtagATCATAGGATTTCAGTTTTTAACCTTTGGGGACAGTGGTCACTGAACACTAGGTGGcttgctgctgaagaaatgcTTGCAGCAGCAAAGTTCCTCTTAATGCTTCCTACAGCACCCACCAAGTACAAACATACTAGCTATTTGCTACTATTTAAATGATGGCCTTAATGGGTTTTAGAAGCAGTTGTTCTGATGAGTGCTTGAGTGCAATGCATGTTGCTAGCAAGTTTGACTGGCTCAGTAGCTTCCAAATTATCTTTATCAGATGTGTTTTTTGCAGTGAGTTTATACCATATGCAGTTTTACATGCTTAAATTTCCATTTAAGCAGGTGCTGAATATACCTGTTGCTTGCATAGGAGCTCTGCAATGAAAACCATACACAGGCTTTAAGCTCTTGTTGAAGTGTCCTGCTTTGGAACCGTTTATTGAACGTAGTCAGCCCCACGCTTGATGTTGTGAATAGCTTATTGAGTACCTCAGCTGGTGCATGATTTTGGTCTGTCAAGTGTAACAAGTATGTTTAAGAAGCTTTCCCAAAAGTCGTAGATACTGCCTTTCTACCAGGAATTTTCCAAATGAGGTTTTGGAGAACAGCCAATGTCCTTTAGGAACTCAGCACTAAAGATAACTACACAAagtttggggaaagaaagatgaaaactcTAGTTATCAAAACAAGGTACACATGACAGATGTGTTCATAGATGACACCTGACATTCTTAAGAACTGTCTCTGGCATATTTCAAATCAGTAAACTTAGACTTGTCACATcatgtttcttctctttgctttgtgtttctaATATGTAACTGTATGGCTCCTAGACAATGGCCTGTTTTAGGACTGTAGCAACAATGGAGAGGAGTAGGCATGTGGAAAGGCTTTGTGGAGTAAATTCACATAGTGTCTTTTGTGATCAGATTCAGTGGTCCAGGACTAAATGGCAAACTGTGTATGACTAAGTGAATCATAAAACTAACAGTAAGAACAAGTGATCTAATGGGGAGCCTTGGTGACAAAGAATATCATGCTTTAAAACTTTTCCTATTGTAAATAAAATCTCACAAAACTGGAGGTTAAATTGCAGCGGGAGataataattttctcttcttgtaaTAGGTTATCATTGAAGTGACAGAGATGTTGCACAATGCAAGCCTGCTTGTGGATGATATTGAAGATAACTCAAAGCTACGACGGGGCTTTCCAGTGGCTCACAGTATCTATGGAATTCCATCAGTAATCAACTGTGCTAATTATGTGTATTTCCTTGGCTTAGAGAAGGTTTTAACCCTTGATCACCCAGATGCTGTTAAAGTTTTTACCCGCCAGCTACTGGAACTCCATAAAGGTCAAGGCTTGGATATTTACTGGAGGGATACTTACACCTGTCCTACAGAAGCTGAATACAAAGCTATGGTACTACAAAAGACAGGTGGTCTCTTTGGATTGGCTGTAGGCCTCATGCAGCTCTTCTCGAATTATAAAGAGGACTTAAAACCACTTCTTAACACGCTTGGTCTCTTCTTCCAAATAAGAGATGACTATGCCAACTTGCACTCCAAAGAATATAGTGAAAACAAGAGTTTTTGTGAAGACTTAACTGAGGGCAAGTTCTCATTCCCAACCATTCATGCGATTTGGTCAAAACCTGAAAGTACTCAGGTGCAAAACATTTTACGccaaaggacagaaaacatagatataaaaaaatactgtgtgcaTTACCTTGAAAATGTGGGTTCATTTGAGTATACTCGGAACACATTAAAAGAGCTTGAATCTGAAGCCTATAAACAAATTGAATCACTAGGGGGAAACCCCGAGCTTGTAGCACTAGTTGAACAGCTGAGCAAAATGTTCAAAGAAACGGAAAATTAATAAACTTATCTCCTGGGGGAGAAtggaagctttttaaaatgggaaaataactAGATTATCTGAAAGGTGTAATAATCAGCCTCACTTAAAACTACTTGTGTTGCCACATAACAGAAACTATTGTTGAAACCAATTTGGTCTCTGAGTATTGTGATATATCCTATTATCTATGCGGTTTTAATTGTAACTGCTTGCAGATGGCTTTGTTAAAGCATATGTACTAGAACAAACAAGTTCCGAATCCGTGTGATCTTTACACAATCATTGGCATTACTTCAGCCCTGGAACTCTCATAGGTTATGGTGCATATTCAGCCAGGCTACTGTAGGTTTCTGCCTGAAATTCCATATTAAATTAAGTTTGATTAACCTGAGTGGCTTGTGTGTTTTTAAGCAATGCTCTAGTAAACCAAAATTTGCAATGTTAAATAACAAAAGATACTTGCAACCAGAATGCATGTACAAGTATTGCATTGTAAATATAAGTTACAGTTGTGAAGATCAGATGGATCTTCACTTAATCCTAATGTGAATATCCTGTACAGTGTCTGAGGATATTTTCAGGGGAATACAAattgtggaaaatatttctttatccAAGTGAGACTAATGTTTAGACTGAACTGTTAGCTTTATAGAGACTTCTGCTTAATTTAGGGAGAATGTTCCATCACATCAGAGAAGCATGAATTTGCCACTGATTCCAGCTCTGTTGTGAATAACTTTGCCTGGTTTTAGATTTTTAAGCTGTCAAATATTTTGTAGCCTGGGACTTAAATCTATGCATTAGATCTCAAACATGTAGCTGCAAATAGCAATGTAGTAAGGTGCTATTAGGAATGGTATGAGATTCACAGCAGGTGACTTTAAGACACTGATTGGTGCAGGTCTCTTTAATCTCTGCTTTTAATTGAGGGGGGTTCTCCAGGAGTTGATTCATAATTCATACTATGTCTATGTTCAGATTTTGTGTCAGGAGGCATGTTATAGGTTTCTCAGTAGTGACAAATTTTGTAACTTTTGGCTAAAACAAagtacagtattttgttttacaagcTGTACTACTTCAGTTTTGTTAATTGCTTAAATGTTGGTTTTTGAAATGATGTACACAGGCATGCCTGCATTGAACTGAGAACTAGATTAGAGGGGTGGCCTGGTAAGTGACAAAAATCTCTGCttgtgtgtacacacacagagaaatgtttgtttcttggCTGGGCTGGCTTTAACTAGGTTCAGTTTCTTTAGTCTTCACAGCCGTATGTGGTTTTGCTCTGATGTAGGTTCAGATCAAAGGTGGGACTGATGCTATCAGCAGTGTCTTTAAGCTGATAACACACTCTCAAAAGAAATGGCCAGAGGTACTTGGCTTCTAACAGCTGAAGAGTAGTTATATGTATGTGTTCACTTACTGTACCTGGAAAACAGGGAGAGTCATTACCTCAACCCAACTAACAGAAGAAGGCTGCTATAATGTCTTCCTTTGGCAAGCCTTGGGATTCTTCCAAGAGTGATCAAGCATGAAAAAATTCAGGATGACTGCTTTCAGAGACATTATGTAGTTATAGATGATAGCTTATTCCTTTTATCTGCATGCTGAGGAGGGATCTCTCTCTGCCCTATGATTAAGCACAGAAAGTAGCCTTTTCACTGAGTGGACCTCGTTGCCAGGATTGCCTAGCTTAAAGTTGAAGGGTATCTTTAATGTTAATGACAGTGActgtatttcctctttcttaatTTGTAGTGCTTAGTAGTAAGCCTGTACATTCTTACTATTTTATGGAAACTTagtattttatggaaaaataccATCTGCAGCGAAGTGCAATGTTTATTTTGTGCCATGTCTTATGAGTTTCTAAGCACTGTTGCAACTGATGTTGAATGGTGGAGAGATGAAAAAACGTTGTCAGGAGAATTTCCTAGCCTTACTGTGTAAGACATCTTTAGGCCAACTAGAATATTATGACTATATATACAGTGCAAGGTGCACTTAAtgccatttcatttttgttcagttGCTGGATGTAAATAGTTGTGTAATCAAACTTTCTTGATGAAGtagggttttttattttaaaactttttttctaccATCTGAGATTTCTGCTGTGTAGTCAGTTCTTTGGTTTATTCTGGCAACTCCTCCCAGTATTTAATATTGTATCTTGCCAAAACATGCATCCATTAACTTAAGAGTAGGTACACTGGAAGCTTTCCAGCTATGGGCCCTTTAAACCACAGACAGGTAAGAAGAGAAAAGTATCCCCGAAAAAGGCAGCTGGACCAACAAGAAACCAtgcagctctgtcctgctgttCTGTCTGGTATTTTGATACCAGGCTTTTGATACCAGTagttaaagcattttctgaaggTGTGTCTTAACAATACTCCACTTCTGAGCgttttgctctttgctttggCTAGAATAAATCAAAACCTTTCAggatttttcttaatgtattcAGAAGCTGCAAAGGCTAGACTCTTTCCCTTGCATTTCGTAAGCCAGTAAAGCATCATTTAAGCATAGTCAAGGCAGATTTTATATTTGGTGCCAGAAGAGATGCTGAATCCTCATCTATATTCTCCAGTATTGGCCGTGGT
It encodes the following:
- the GGPS1 gene encoding geranylgeranyl pyrophosphate synthase isoform X2, yielding MDGMDETSKRILEPYQYLLQLPGKQVRTKLSQAFNHWLNVPEDKIQVIIEVTEMLHNASLLVDDIEDNSKLRRGFPVAHSIYGIPSVINCANYVYFLGLEKVLTLDHPDAVKVFTRQLLELHKGQGLDIYWRDTYTCPTEAEYKAMVLQKTGGLFGLAVGLMQLFSNYKEDLKPLLNTLGLFFQIRDDYANLHSKEYSENKSFCEDLTEGKFSFPTIHAIWSKPESTQVQNILRQRTENIDIKKYCVHYLENVGSFEYTRNTLKELESEAYKQIESLGGNPELVALVEQLSKMFKETEN
- the GGPS1 gene encoding geranylgeranyl pyrophosphate synthase isoform X1; the encoded protein is MLHNASLLVDDIEDNSKLRRGFPVAHSIYGIPSVINCANYVYFLGLEKVLTLDHPDAVKVFTRQLLELHKGQGLDIYWRDTYTCPTEAEYKAMVLQKTGGLFGLAVGLMQLFSNYKEDLKPLLNTLGLFFQIRDDYANLHSKEYSENKSFCEDLTEGKFSFPTIHAIWSKPESTQVQNILRQRTENIDIKKYCVHYLENVGSFEYTRNTLKELESEAYKQIESLGGNPELVALVEQLSKMFKETEN